The following is a genomic window from Desulfovibrio desulfuricans DSM 642.
CGCCCGCAGCACGGTATCCTTGAACAGCGTTTTCCCGCCGCCCATATCCACAAACTGCTTTGGGTATGTTTCGCGCGAAAGCGGCCACAAACGCGTACCACTACCACCGCACAGAATCACAGGGGCAATATTCTGCATGAATTTCCTCACCATTGCATCAATGTTGGAACACCGGTCTGACGCACTGCCAGTAGGGCGAACTAGTCAATGTTACGCCATCAAACGCCAGCAAACAAGCGCCTCGCGACCTTGCATATCTGGCATTGCTCCAACCGTAAGCGGCAGAGCCGCTCACGAGTTCCTCAAGCAGGTACGGCCCCGCCCTGTTCTTCCAGAAAACGCAGTATTTCAGCCGTTTTTTCTTCCACCAGCACACGGTTCCCCCTGCTCTCCACATTCAGGCGCAGCAGGGGTTCGGTATTGGACATGCGCAGATTGAAACGCCAGTCGGTAAATTCAAGATTAACGCCGTCCATGCTGTCTTCGTGCAGAGCCGAAGCCGCATAACGCTCCCTCACCTGCCGCATGAGAGTAGGCGCATCCTGCACACGGCGGTTGATTTCACCGCTGCACGGGTAGGCCGCCATGCGTTCTGACACCAGCGCGGCCAGGGGCTTGCCTGTGCGGTGCAGCAGCGAGGCCACCAGCAGCCAGGGCAGCATGCCCGAATCGCAGTACGCAAAATCGCGAAAATAATGATGCGCGCTCATCTCGCCGCCATACACGGCATCTTCGGCGCGCATGCGTTCCTTCATAAAGGCGTGTCCGGTCTTGCCCATAACGGGCTGGCCGCCTGCGGCCTGCACCACCTCGCGGGTGTTCCAGTACACTCTGGTGTCGTGCACCACCTTGCCGCCAGGCACACGCCGCAGCAGCTCCTGCGCCAGCAGGCCTATGCAGTAGTAACCTTCAATAAAATTGCCGTCCGCGTCATAAAAAAAGCAGCGGTCAAAATCGCCGTCCCAGGCTACGCCCATGTCCGCGCCAGATTCGCGCACGGCAGCGGCTGTAGCCGCCCGGCGCTCTGGCAGCAGGGGGTTGGGTACGCCATCGGGAAAAGTTCCGTCAGGCTGCATCTGTCGGCAGACAAATTCAAAGGGCAACGCGGCCATCAGATTGTTCAGCACCAGTCCGGCGCAGCCATTACCAGCATCAGCCACAATCTTCAGGGGCTTGCGGCCAGCAACCGGTGCAAGCTGCCCAGCCCCGCTGTATTCCAGCAACCAGGCCACATAGTCGGCACGAAACGAAGCATGGTGCAGAGGGGATGCATCAAGGGGATCGGCAGTGTCGCCGCTCTCGGCAAGAATGGCCTCCACACGGTCGCGCAGGGCAAACAGGCCGGAATCGCCGCTGATGGGTATGGCCCCGCCGCGCACCAGCTTGAAGCCGTTTTCGTCCGCCGGATTGTGACTGCCCGTAATCATGACGCCCGCCCCAAAGGGCTGATTGGCGGCGGCATAATAGATTTCTTCCGTGCCGCACATGCCTATGTCCGTCACCTGCGCCCCTGCCTCACGCAAACCCAAGGCCAGCGCATCACGCAGTTCGGGGCCGGAAAGCCGGGCATCACGGCCAATCACAACGCTTTTTGCGCCCAGTATTTCAACAACGGCCCTGCCCAGTGCGCGCGCCAGGGGCGCATTGAGAACACCCGGCACACGGCCCCGGATATCGTAGGCTTTGAAGCATGAAAGTGAATTGCCCATGACGTCCCTCTTCTGAATTATATTGATGCATTGCCTTTTTCATTCCAGACCAAGAGAGCAATGCATACCTTTTATCCAACTTGCAGCCCGATTGCCAATGTATTTTGGTGCGACCAGATTCCGCACGGAATCTGGTCGCCATGTACACAAACCCCACAAGTCCGCCCTACAGCTTTTACGGACATGAAATGCATAAAAAAAGGGGCCACGGTATTATCCGTAACCCCTTGATATTATGCTGGAGAAGAAGGGATTTGAACCCTCGACCCCCGCCTTGCGAAGGCGAGTACGGCACTCCTAT
Proteins encoded in this region:
- a CDS encoding phosphomannomutase/phosphoglucomutase encodes the protein MGNSLSCFKAYDIRGRVPGVLNAPLARALGRAVVEILGAKSVVIGRDARLSGPELRDALALGLREAGAQVTDIGMCGTEEIYYAAANQPFGAGVMITGSHNPADENGFKLVRGGAIPISGDSGLFALRDRVEAILAESGDTADPLDASPLHHASFRADYVAWLLEYSGAGQLAPVAGRKPLKIVADAGNGCAGLVLNNLMAALPFEFVCRQMQPDGTFPDGVPNPLLPERRAATAAAVRESGADMGVAWDGDFDRCFFYDADGNFIEGYYCIGLLAQELLRRVPGGKVVHDTRVYWNTREVVQAAGGQPVMGKTGHAFMKERMRAEDAVYGGEMSAHHYFRDFAYCDSGMLPWLLVASLLHRTGKPLAALVSERMAAYPCSGEINRRVQDAPTLMRQVRERYAASALHEDSMDGVNLEFTDWRFNLRMSNTEPLLRLNVESRGNRVLVEEKTAEILRFLEEQGGAVPA